Proteins co-encoded in one Hymenobacter swuensis DY53 genomic window:
- a CDS encoding putative porin: MSDSLLIPLPFSAEASASGAGSVCCRVRRALRPAALLLAAGLAPVLGHAQILDDSTKVRYGAHTTFVLKERDLLREDTLGRMIDTTLTRLPQQRYWAHDTTFQQDLGNFGTASRRLLWEPNLKLGARPGRTVFDKYARNAADVPYYDTRSPYTFFRFHQGNPYEQIFELSYARSLKKHFNAGFAYERFGANKAVAVTNTKTGQVEHNNFLFFVRYDSPEGRYHAMANINTARHRAVEQGGIIPQRLDPDPNNTDDYEGDTVILSQLFDYQREVVNLTKATNYDDRDELRLAHTYRLLGRGLTAYHIIDYQRQFNKYIDEDLSRTGGVARFYPLIRRSIVLTDDRAEFRQLENTFGFLGNTRAVEYRLYTRLRNASLDTWSRSDQPAVPALKKLQPVDTTQLFVGGTATFQYRKFAIETSGEVRPTAKLSELGSTEYWLRGNARLGPLSGEVLLSSYSPTLTQLRFEGNHYSWDHTAGSNDPFENTKVLQLRVRAGQQIGAHHLEAVGTVANIKGLVYYTNNSPDGQFGAPQQLGSSRKLLTLMGRYRLTLGKFVADNQATYTLGAGEDNPGLRIPALVGESRVYYQGYLFKKALLGQAGVQAYFQSRWKAYDYSPSTQQFYVQDHFTIRNTPVVDVFVSGDIGSLGIFLKMAYINQFLPQSGYFATPYYAALPRRFEFGIRWQFFN; encoded by the coding sequence TTGTCTGATTCGTTGCTGATTCCGCTGCCCTTTTCTGCTGAAGCATCCGCCTCCGGTGCTGGTTCCGTGTGCTGCCGGGTGCGGCGGGCCCTGCGGCCTGCGGCCCTGCTGCTGGCGGCCGGTCTGGCACCCGTCCTCGGCCACGCCCAGATTCTGGACGACTCCACGAAGGTGCGCTACGGGGCACACACCACCTTCGTACTTAAGGAGCGGGATTTGCTGCGTGAGGACACCCTGGGCCGGATGATTGACACCACCCTCACGCGCCTGCCCCAGCAGCGCTACTGGGCCCACGATACCACGTTCCAGCAGGATCTGGGAAACTTCGGGACGGCCTCGCGTCGTCTACTCTGGGAGCCCAACCTGAAGCTGGGGGCCCGCCCCGGCCGCACCGTGTTCGACAAGTACGCCCGTAACGCGGCCGATGTGCCGTACTACGATACCCGCTCGCCCTACACGTTTTTTCGCTTTCACCAAGGTAACCCCTACGAGCAGATTTTCGAGCTTTCCTACGCCCGCAGCCTCAAAAAGCACTTCAACGCGGGCTTCGCCTACGAGCGGTTCGGGGCTAATAAGGCGGTGGCCGTTACCAATACCAAAACCGGTCAGGTCGAGCACAACAACTTCTTGTTCTTTGTGCGCTACGATTCGCCCGAGGGCCGCTACCACGCCATGGCCAATATCAATACGGCCCGGCATCGGGCTGTAGAGCAGGGCGGCATTATACCCCAGCGGCTGGACCCTGATCCGAATAATACCGACGACTATGAGGGCGATACGGTTATTCTCTCACAGCTGTTTGACTACCAGCGCGAAGTCGTAAATCTAACCAAAGCAACTAATTATGATGACCGTGATGAGCTTCGGCTGGCGCATACGTACCGGCTGTTGGGCCGGGGACTTACAGCCTATCATATCATTGACTACCAGCGGCAATTCAACAAATACATCGACGAGGACTTATCCAGAACGGGTGGGGTGGCGCGCTTCTATCCTCTTATTCGGCGCAGCATCGTGCTTACTGATGACCGGGCTGAGTTCCGGCAGTTAGAAAATACGTTCGGCTTTCTAGGTAATACCCGCGCCGTGGAGTACCGCCTCTATACCCGCCTGCGCAATGCGAGCTTGGATACCTGGAGTCGATCCGACCAGCCTGCTGTGCCCGCTCTAAAAAAGCTGCAGCCCGTAGATACCACTCAGTTGTTTGTGGGTGGTACTGCGACGTTTCAGTACCGGAAATTTGCCATTGAAACCTCCGGCGAAGTGCGCCCTACGGCCAAATTATCGGAGTTAGGTAGCACGGAATACTGGCTGCGCGGCAATGCCCGACTGGGGCCATTAAGTGGGGAGGTACTGCTGAGCAGCTATTCGCCTACGCTCACGCAACTCCGCTTCGAAGGCAACCACTATAGCTGGGACCATACAGCCGGAAGCAACGACCCATTTGAGAACACCAAGGTATTGCAGTTGCGGGTTCGGGCGGGCCAGCAGATTGGCGCCCATCACCTGGAAGCAGTGGGTACGGTGGCCAATATCAAGGGGCTCGTGTACTACACAAATAACTCACCGGATGGCCAGTTTGGAGCGCCTCAGCAACTAGGCTCGTCTCGGAAACTTCTTACCCTGATGGGGCGCTACCGCCTCACGCTAGGTAAATTCGTGGCAGACAACCAGGCTACGTACACGCTTGGGGCCGGCGAGGACAACCCCGGCCTGCGGATTCCGGCGTTGGTGGGCGAGTCGCGGGTGTACTATCAGGGCTACCTGTTCAAGAAGGCCCTGCTGGGCCAGGCCGGTGTGCAGGCCTACTTTCAGTCGCGCTGGAAGGCGTATGACTACAGCCCCAGCACGCAGCAATTCTATGTGCAGGACCACTTCACCATTCGCAATACGCCGGTGGTAGATGTGTTCGTGAGCGGTGACATCGGCTCGTTGGGTATCTTCCTGAAGATGGCCTACATCAACCAGTTCCTGCCGCAGTCGGGCTATTTTGCCACGCCCTACTACGCCGCCCTGCCGCGCCGCTTCGAGTTTGGCATCCGCTGGCAGTTCTTCAACTAA
- the lpxK gene encoding tetraacyldisaccharide 4'-kinase: protein MSTLLTYLLLPLSWLYAAVMAGRNWLYDTGRRPVGRVWPGPVLSVGNLRVGGTGKTPHVAWLVRELLRHGQRPAILSRGYGRRTQGFRLGNPQETAATFGDEPLQHYQDFAGAVPVAVCENRLTGLNQLFARPEVGAVVLDDAYQHRRVQPHFSVLLTEQQRPFYQDFVLPAGRLRESRNGARRADVVIVTKCDPQLSAADQQEITRRIRHYARPAVPVLFSTYAYGAPVPVPGLAAGVVPGAGAEIVLLTGIAQPGPLRKHLEGAGYRIVHHARFADHHAFQSEEIAALAAQLRPGQVVLTTQKDAVRLLEPALAASVANLPVFYIPIDVCFLADGADRLRALLTPYFPPHAVV from the coding sequence ATGTCCACCTTGCTTACCTACTTGCTGCTGCCCCTGAGCTGGCTGTACGCCGCCGTGATGGCCGGGCGCAACTGGCTCTACGACACCGGTCGCCGGCCCGTGGGCCGCGTCTGGCCGGGGCCGGTGCTGAGCGTGGGCAATTTGCGGGTGGGCGGCACCGGCAAAACGCCTCATGTGGCTTGGCTGGTGCGCGAGCTGCTGCGCCACGGCCAGCGGCCGGCCATTCTGAGCCGGGGCTACGGCCGCCGCACCCAAGGCTTCCGCCTCGGCAACCCGCAGGAAACCGCCGCCACCTTCGGCGACGAGCCGTTGCAGCACTATCAGGACTTTGCCGGCGCGGTGCCCGTGGCCGTGTGCGAAAACCGCCTGACCGGCCTCAACCAGCTGTTTGCCCGGCCTGAGGTAGGCGCAGTAGTGCTCGATGATGCCTACCAGCACCGCCGCGTGCAACCCCACTTCAGCGTGCTGCTCACGGAGCAGCAGCGGCCGTTTTACCAGGATTTTGTGCTGCCCGCCGGCCGGCTGCGCGAGAGCCGTAATGGGGCCCGCCGGGCCGATGTGGTTATCGTGACCAAGTGCGACCCGCAGCTGAGCGCCGCCGACCAGCAGGAAATTACGCGCCGTATCCGGCACTATGCCCGCCCGGCGGTGCCGGTGCTGTTTTCCACCTATGCCTACGGCGCGCCGGTGCCTGTGCCCGGGCTGGCCGCCGGCGTTGTGCCCGGAGCCGGAGCCGAAATAGTGCTGCTGACCGGTATTGCCCAGCCCGGCCCGCTGCGGAAGCATCTGGAAGGCGCGGGTTACCGCATTGTGCACCACGCCCGCTTTGCCGACCATCACGCGTTCCAATCGGAAGAAATAGCGGCCCTGGCGGCGCAATTACGGCCGGGCCAGGTCGTTCTGACTACCCAGAAAGACGCCGTTCGGCTGCTAGAGCCGGCCCTGGCGGCAAGTGTGGCCAATTTGCCCGTATTTTACATCCCTATTGACGTCTGCTTTCTGGCCGACGGAGCCGACCGGCTCCGGGCGCTGCTGACTCCGTACTTTCCGCCCCACGCTGTTGTCTGA
- a CDS encoding protein phosphatase 2C domain-containing protein, whose protein sequence is MQIYQLLQRGAYHADFCEDFSVVQPLGAHHLLLAVLDGCTMGRESHFASTLMAKVLRKVVKERAYRQFYGDLPTAPLETELRGIIAAVFEEVRQLKSQLHLETTELLTTLVVALLDTHSRQVVVLALGDATVALNGQLTRFEQDNRPDYLAYHLHRPFAEWYDQQQQMLHAPDCTDLGLATDGIDSFAPTDTAAVEVDVPDVPAYLLLDQELAGRDEMLTIKVRRLEKTFGLVPTDDVAILRVRFA, encoded by the coding sequence ATGCAGATCTATCAGCTCCTGCAACGCGGAGCTTACCACGCTGATTTCTGCGAGGATTTCAGCGTAGTGCAGCCCTTGGGCGCGCACCATCTGCTGCTGGCCGTGCTGGACGGCTGCACCATGGGCCGGGAAAGTCACTTCGCCTCAACCCTGATGGCCAAGGTGCTCCGGAAAGTAGTGAAGGAGCGGGCGTACCGGCAGTTCTACGGCGACCTGCCCACAGCTCCGCTGGAAACGGAGCTGCGCGGGATTATAGCGGCCGTGTTTGAGGAAGTGCGGCAGCTGAAAAGCCAGTTGCACCTTGAAACCACGGAGCTGCTGACGACGCTGGTCGTGGCCTTGCTCGACACGCATAGCCGGCAGGTGGTAGTGCTGGCCCTGGGCGACGCCACCGTGGCCCTCAACGGCCAGCTCACCCGCTTCGAGCAGGACAATCGGCCCGATTACCTGGCCTATCACCTGCACCGGCCCTTCGCTGAATGGTACGACCAGCAGCAACAGATGCTCCACGCCCCCGACTGCACCGACCTGGGCCTTGCCACCGATGGCATCGACAGCTTTGCGCCCACGGACACGGCGGCGGTTGAGGTTGACGTACCAGACGTACCGGCCTATCTGCTCCTAGACCAAGAACTGGCAGGGCGTGACGAGATGCTGACCATCAAAGTGCGGCGGCTGGAAAAAACGTTTGGCC